The genomic stretch AATTATAGTAGCATTGTTGAGagtataattttcttcttcctttttctattttatttatttattaattttttttgtagtggggtGGAGTATTTAATGTATGTCAAGTTTATTAACAAACTCATGAGAGCTAATTGAGCTATATTTGTATAAGCATCGTAGTAGTCCTATCAAAACTGAAAGATCATgcttttcattatattttccTGTATTTCGAAcataaaaagtgttttgtagTGCGCTTATTATGTTGGAAGAAAAAGTGGCAAAAGAGCTAGAGAGAGTTCGGTTCTTCCACAACTTAACTTTGGCCAGTTgagtcttttatttatttataagtgtacatacaaaacaaattacaaatgaCAGCAATAAAGACAACAAAcagaagaaaatgattaaaaaaaaaaaaaatacaagcttaacaattgaaaaatccAAGCTAGATAGACAACTAGCACTTCAACGCACTGGAAGGAAACCAAAAAGGTGAAAGTCACTTGAAAATATAGCCAATGAAAGCCACGGCACACTATGATGGGTAAACCCATCAAGAGTAGGAGAACTTCTAAAAACTTAGATCTAGACAAGCTTTCAAAGAAACCAAGAGATTAAGATTAAAATGAACCACAAAAATGGGATCCCTTCATAGACAAAGAGTTTGAAGTCCAACCGGTTTGGGTTAAATTGAAATCATCAACACAAAGAGGACAACAAACACATAACagaaatacattaaaaaaaatctccaaagtAAGTCAGCACCACCAAGCATAAATTTATGACCTTTTAGaatttttgtctttaaaattgttttcacgcAGATATTTGTTGACTTTAACAAGCACAAAACTTTTTGTAACATATGTTTTCGTAATGCATTTGTTAAAGCACTTACAATGGCTTAaccatttcttatttttatctaaaataaataagtaaaacacaaaaaaatcatATACATTGGACTATGCATCTCAGACAATGGGAGAGATAAAAAGTTGGAATAAACTATAAAGATCCCCATCTCAAACCTTTTGAAGTAGAGTAGACGTGCTTGGGCGGTGGTGGAGCTTCTTGGAGTCAAAGTTTTGGCACAATGATTGTTGTTCGTACATTCGTGAGGCATTTCTCATGGATGCGCGTGGAGAATCTGAGAAAATCAACCCAAAGGTGACCCCTCAAGAGGCCTCTTGCATTGCTCAAGACCTCTACCATGTTATCAAGCAACGCAGCCCTCTCACCGTCTCCAACGCTTGGATCATGCCCCAAGTTccgcttttttctttctttgccaTTTAGTTATTTCAAATCCTGTTTTGAATCATACGAAATTTTGTTTCATGTTAATCATAAATCTAAAATTTGATATTAGACTTAATTTAATTATCAATATTTTGATCAGTATATCATATATTAACAATCTAGAAATAGACCATATCTCACACAAACTAATTTGTCATCAGTTtacaataaaaaagataaaatcaaaattcataGCATTTCTTCCTTGCCATTGAAATATCTTGTTAAGTCAAAAGCAATTCGGAATGGGGTAGtggagaaaatggaaagaagattGGCTAGTTGGAAGAATATACAATTGTTTgtatattattgttagttatCATACATGTAACATAATACTTTCGTAAGTATTATATTCTTTTCTCCATCTTTATTTACTCTTCAAATGTAGTATAAACTTCAAACGGTGCACATGAGAAGTACCATAAGCAAGCTCTTCAAATGTAGTATAAACTTCAACAACGTtcatgagaaaataaataaaaaaaaaaaggggaaaaatccactttaccctaagtttttcaatttgaactccaaagtttaaaaattaacaatgtaccccctaatgtttcaaaaattttcaatttaaaccttccgttactaattttcgtcaaatttgaCAGAAATCTCTGAAATTACACAATTACccttagacttttttttttttttttttagcttccatccaatttaacagaaattagtaacggaaggattaaattgaaaatttttgaaacactaggggggtacattgccaatttttaaactttggggttcaaattgaaaaactcctgaaacttcagaagaaaaagtggatttttttcccccccaaaaaaatggtaattaattatatgggCTTCATTGCTTCAAAATGGTGGGCCTTTTGCTTAAGTGTCATGTAGCCCAATATTTTTCCCCTTATTGGACCGGGCTTCATTTCAAAaagctctctctccctctcagtTTCTGTGTCTGTAGAACTAAAACCTCTCTCCCCCCGTCTCTACTTGACAGGCCGTCACCACGTTCAATTCACTCTGAGTGCCTCTCTCTCAGCCCTCACCGACGGCCGGCCACCGGAGACCACGAACTCCAACCACTGCTGACGACGAGCCACCCACATCTCCGGCGACGAGCTACCCACCGtcaaaatccccaaatttcaaaaccccaACCCACTGTCAAAATCCATCTTCCCTCTCTCCAACTGACGACGAAACGCACAGGTTTTATCTGTCTCTCTCTGTTATATTTCTTGCGTCAAAGTTACGTGATGTTGTGGAACAACTCTTGGGGTTATTAATGGTGTTTATCAATGAAGTTTGGTTGACAGAGCACGCAGATGAATTAGGCTATCAAAGCGAATCTGTTTTTGTTGATATAATCAATATCTAAATTAGTATTAAGAGGTGGTTGgatgttgattattttaattttcttgtttgatCCTGAGGCTTGTATACGTAGAAAAGAATAGGAATTGATTTCTCGAGCGGTAATCACTGTAGAGAATGTGAGTTAATTTTCGGTAATCCTTACCCTTTCACGGAATCCAGTTTTAGATTGTGGGTTTGTAGGTTACggaaattaacttaattatgtTTAACTTAATGTTTGTGATATGCAATTATATTTGATTGGTTATacaaatcaagttaattagTATTATTGAATGGCTAAGATTTGTCTAagttttcttgttttaaatcatttttctttctgttcACTTGGAGTCTAGGTTTTGGCACAATGGTTGCTGTTTGTACATTCGTGAGGCATTTCTCACGGACGCGTGCGGAGAATCTGAGAAAAATCAACCCGAAGGTGACCCCTCAAGAGGCCTCTTCCATTGCTCAAGACCTCTACCATGTTATCAAGCAACGCGGCCCTCTCACTGTCTCCAACACTTGGATTCACGCCCAGGttccacttttttctttctttgccaTTTAGCTATTTCGAATCCTGTTTTGAATCATACGAAATTTTGTTTCATGTTAAtcataaatgtaaattttgataTTAGACTTAATTTAATTATCAATATTTTGAACTTTATATCATATATTAACAATCCAAAAATAGACTCTATATGTCACACAAACTAATTTGTCATCAgtttacaataaaaagataaaatcaaaattcataGCATTTTTTCATTGCCATTGAAATATCTGGGTCTCCCCTTGGGTGCTCTTGTCAAGTCAAAAGCAATTTGGGATGGGGTAGtggagaaaatggaaagaagattGGCTAGTTGGAAGAAGATCTATTTGTCTCATGGTGGTTGTcttacccttatcaagagcacgCTCTTCAGCCTGCCTACGTATTTCTTGTCCCTTTTCCCCTTACCAGCCAGTATAGCTAGAAGATTGGAGTGCATTCAATGGGACTTTTTTTGGGTATCATAAGCTCCAACTAGTTAATTGGAAGACTGTTTGCTCCCCCAAGCGGAGGGTTGGGTGTGAAAAATTTCAGGTTGTTTAATAAAGCTttaaatggctttggagatttgctcatgaaaaaaattctttatgGAGACAAGTAATTGTAGAAAAGTACGGGATCTAGAGAAGGGGCTAGTGTTTTGAGGAAATTTGATCACCATATGGGGTGGGTCTttggagaaatatatatattttttgataagtaggtCTTTGGAGAAATATTAAGAATGGCTTGGGGTGTTTCTTGAACTTGGTCGCTTATAGGGCAGGGGATGAATCTCACCTTCGTTTTTGGGATGATGTGTGGTGTAGAGAAGCAAATCTCAAGTCCTTATTCCAAGAACTCTTCTCTATAGCTTGGGACAAAGAGGCTTTAGTGTCTGTTTACTTGGACTCTTTTGACTCCTATGTTCATTGGAACCTGAGTTTTCTCAGGGCGGTCCAAGATTGGGAGCTTGAGTCTCTAGTTCCATTCCTTAATCACTTATACTCTTCGAAAACCTCTTCAAGAGAGACAAATACAATGTTATGGTTCCCAACTCGTAATCACAGGTTTGAAGTGAAGTTCTATTACAATACGTTACAATTTGGAGAGTCTTCTCCTTTTCCTTTGAAGGGTGTTTGGAAGGGGAAGGCTCCACCTCGTATTGCTTTCTTTACTTGGACAACGACTTTGGGTAAAATCCTTACGATTGACAACCTGAGGAGATAGGGAATCTCATGGcacttggtttttattttatttggggTCTCGTGGGTCATGCAAGGCAATATTCTAGAGTTgctttagagtaatgctaaacgTCCCCTTGTGTTCCCCCAAAattgatgtgccttttaaaatcaccattaaatttgtagtagaccactattgaattttgatccaattgtaattttaaaagccacgttaGTTTTGGGGAGATACAAGGTGAATGTTGAGCATTACTCGTTACTTTAATGTTGGAAGTCGCAAGGGCGGAGACATCTCAAAGAGACCATATGGAAAGTCATCCCTTCTTTACTtatgtggagcatttggagagaaagagatagacGTCTTTTTGAAGACCGCAAGTCTAATGTGCTGCAATTAAAAGCCTCTTTCTATAGGTTGTATTTATTTAGATTGATAAGGGAAGGGGAAGACATGTTGTGGTGGGTCCTTTCCAAAAAAGGGTCGTTTAGTGTTAAATCCTTCTATAGTGTCTTGGATTGTCACGATGGTATATGATTCCTTGAAAAAGTGTTTAGAGGACTAAGGCTCCTTTGAGGGTGGATTTTTTTGTATGGTCGGTGGCTCGAGGGAAGATCCTTATTATAGACAATCTCTGAAAATGGCacgtcattgtggttgattggtgtgTCATgtgcaaaaagaatgagaagTCTTTGAACCACTTTctccttcattgtgaggttgcttgtgctaTATGGAATGTTTTCTCTAATCGGTTCGGGTTATCTTGGGTTATGCTTAGACGAGTAGTTGATGTGTTTGCTTGTTGATGAACTACTGGCAGCACACGAAGTGCTGTTGTATGGAAAATAGTGCCATTGTGTCTTTTGTGGTGCctttggagggaaatgaatgataaaTGTTTTGAGGACTGCAAGATTAGATGGCATTAGAGTAGTtgaaatcttttttcttcaacactttttatttttggacagCTGCGTAATGTTTCATCTTTTTAGTGAATAGTTATCTTgagtttcttgtttttgttcttgttgcCAATAATTTCTTGGTGGCTTCTTTTTATACTCTACATGTACTTGGGGCACCTTacgtttttaatgatatttcgtttatttatcaaaaaaacctCATTCTTGAGCTCCCTTTTAGATTGATCTGTTTCTTTTGCTCCTAGTTTCTCATCTATCTTTCAACCTTGTAATTTTGTTAACATTTTAGATTCTCGACCCAGTAGGGTGGTTGCTTCTTTTGTATAATTTTCGTGTACACGagcatttcttcttcttcaataaattattttttcaccTTTCTCCAGTATTTTTCTTAAATCGTTGTCTATATGCGTAATTTTACTACTTTTTGAACATTGTCTAACCGTCAAGATCAAAGTGTTCTTCCTTCCTTCTAGAGTAATGCTGATTGCAACCTTCTTTAgtcattatattttttcttagttAATGCCAGAGCCAAAATATGACATCAAGACTTGCTCTTTTAGTAAAGTTCAAGTTATTATTATAAAGGATATATGTAACCTATGTTAAAGGTTATGACACTTCTATAATCTAAGTTAACTTTCTAACCTTACTCTTCTCCAAATTATTTACCTATGCTTGCATGGACAGGCCTTTGAATTAGTGGACACTGGTCGTGTTCTTCATGTACTAAAGCCAGTACGGTTGTTGTTTCCTGAAATACATCATGGAATATTCTTGTTTCTAGCATTAGATTGTGCATGTTAATGGAGGGAAACTTAGGATAAGTAGACCATCTCTGCTACAACATTATTTGTTCTTGAAATTTGATGTTGCACCACAAAACTATATCTGCATTTGTATAAGCTTTATTGTATtgattgggtttgatttttcatAACAGGAATCTGGTGTTAGTGGATTGAACAGCAAGACACATCTGAAGCTAATGCTCAAATGGATGAGGGGGAGGAAGATGCTGAAGCTGCTCTGCAACCATATTGGATCGAGCAAGAAATTTCTGCTAACTACTTTGCCTGAAGAGCCTGGAACTGAACAATTGAAAAGTCCCTCTAGTCTGAAACGGCAGACTGAGAAGCCTTCCATAAAGCGAAAGAAAGCCAACTAGATAAGATGCTTGTATCAGGGCGGATTGGTACATAAATGGGGAACTTGCCGTTTATGATCCTTTGTGACATGAGTGCCTCTTTGAGATGATGTGTGTTTAACATCTTTCGTGCATCATGATTGCTGCCAAAAACTTCTTTTGCTAATAATATGTTAGGCTTTTTTGTACGCTTCCCAATTTTCCCCTTCCCCTTTACTATGCATTTAGATCCAGTCTGTTGATTAGCATGCTCTAGTGGGATTTAGAATGAAAAAATTTGGATCATCACAGAATACTTAAAAGAGTGTTGTACGTTATGAAATTCAGCATAATTAAATGCTCTTTTTGTATCTTATCACTCATGGTGTGTCCTACCTCTTGAAAGTATCGTCCAAGAACTATCAACGTTGAAAAGttatttctaaattttggtTATATTTATGAAGTATTGGATATATGATTGGAATGAAGTGTCgtcaattttctctttttcatccTTAGGACCCTTTCCTTTTAGCAAGCTTTCTTTTCTTCGTGAGGGGGCTTCTGTTCTCATGCACATTTTCCTTGTCATTAATATGAGGGATTTGTTGCCTTGTAAGGGGTTTTCTTTTGGTGACGTGTTATACACTCATCCATCCtcctaattttcaaaattaccattggaaTTATGAGGCTCATATAGGTCTTACACTTAGGTCCCACAGATTCAATagttattctaaaaattaaGAGGACGAGAGAAACactagaaaagaaaatgaattatttctctttcttttgaaTGTGTGTGCATGGACCTCGTTAACTTGTTGGCAAATCGGAGCACATATGGGTTCCCTCTTGGAGGACTCGAAGGTTGTGTCTGAGCCAATGGACCTCACTTGCTTGTCAGAAAGCCCGAGCACGATGGGGTTCCATCTTGGAGGCTTTGAAGGTAGTATGGTGGGATACTAGGTCAATGGAGGTCCCTGGCATGTAGGCCATGAGCTTCCACTCCAATAGTCTCCAATTCCCTTGGACAACTTACGTAGGCGAGTGAAAATTAAGTCAAAATGTGGTTGCAAGGCCTCCAAACAAGcaatctctcattctcttggGCTACTTGTGTAGGccaattaaaatcattaaaatggaGACCTCCATTCCAAGTTTCACGTTCTAGACTTGGTAAAACTAAACTTTATAAATACTTGGAAGGAGAATCCTCTTATAGCAAAAGAATTGGAGACCGCACTCAAAGATGCTTTCCagtgttaaatttttttcctgactTACTTTGACATTTCTTGTAGAGAATGTAAGTTAATTTTAGGTAATCCTTACGCTTTCACGGAATCCAGTTTTAGATTGTGGGTTTGTAGGTTAGCGAACTACACATGTATGCATACggaaattaacttaattatgtTTAACTTAATGTTTGTGATATGCAATTATATTTGACCGGTTATGCACTTCAAGTTAATTAGTATTATTGAATGGCTAAGATTTGTCTAagttttcttgttttaaatcatttttctttctgttcACTTCCGGATTTTGAAATTCTTCTAGTTTACTTTGCGCAATTGAAATTTATTAATGCACGTAGCAAAATTTTGGTAATCTATCCTTCTTGATAAGTGGGGGATATGGTTTGGTGAATTAATTTGAGCTTTTCCTTTTCGCAGTGATCTATTTAGTGTTTTTGGTAAAATTTCTTGATTTGGTGAATTAATTTGACCTTTTTCCTTTACGTGTGATCTATTTACTTggttttggtaaaattttttatcttttaccaatctctctctctctctgtctctctctctcaaaaataCAAGTCCACATTCGTCTCAAGCTGTCCAAAACATCTTCAACCTCAACACATCCTCCTCCAAAACCAAACATCTCGgtcttcctttccttttccacaaatccaaaagaaatttgtttgaCGACTTGCTAACCCTCTTTCAAAACAGGATTTCGTGTAGGAAATCAAAAGTCCTCTCCCAAGCTGGTTGCACCACTTTTATTAAGTCAATGGATGCTTCCCTTCCTCCTCCTCTCCAAAACTATCTGTTCCTCTttggaaaaaatgtttaaagatttttggtggggtttcaaaaaagaaaaaagaaacacaatCTCTCCCTCGAGTCATGTGGGACAACAACAAAGCCCTCATTCTATGAACAATACGAATTGGAGTTCAACAAAAAATGATACTTGTTTTATTAGAATTAGGCATTAGGTCTTATATCAATTCAGAATTATCTTGTTTGTTGTAAAacttcctaaaaaaaaaaaaaaaagaatccatTGGAATAAAAAGGGGGAGGAAGAAGGCGAGTCGGTATGCTAATTCCTCTTCCACCAATCACTAGCTTTGTTGGTTGCATTCTTGATCGACTTTCACCttcctaatttttttctaaagcaGTGAGGTACTATAAGTATGTTTGGATCGGATATTTCAGTTGATTTGCTTatatttcgttttttttttcttctaatttttgttgctgttaaaataaaaaccctaaaaacataaataaatctACTTTTAACTAATCAATTCATTATAAACTCAACCTTTTTCTCAagaatttttttgtaattagtAAACCCTGTCTACTTTGAAAATTCAGGACCTAGGGATAGATGGGGACGGAGGCAAACACAGCAGAGCAGACGCCTGCTGAAACGACACCGGAGCATGTGGAGGCCTTGCTTGAGGTACAACACCACTTCCATTGCTTCTGGTTGAATTTATTTGGAGTACTTAAAATTGCACTTCTCGTTTCTCTATCCCTTTCACAGGCTGCTAGATACGATGATCTCGACGACGTCGTAAGCCTAGCCACCGCCGGCGTTCTTCTTGATTCCAAGGACTCACTTGGCCGAACAGGTTATAGCCTTATTACGTAGTTTTTGCCTCTCTATTTCTCGTTGCTTTGTTCCAGCAGACAACAATGTCTTTGGAGAGAAACCTGTGTTTTATTGGgtaaaaatagagaaattttttgcaagaaagaaagaattttgatGATCGTTTTACTCAGGTTGAAGGATTTCATTCTTAGGTTGTTTtcgttatcccaaaagcttaaacttatggAAAACGGTTGGACTCAATCATttacattaatattttaacatttattttcaCTTGTGAGTTCAAACTCTCTGTCAAGTAGTGAAActcaacacatgaaatatttaactgaaatgggTAAATTGTCGTGATCTGCACTCTCAATTATTCCTTAAGGTTAAGCTgatcttaattatttaaattgatattCTAACATTCTGAGGCTTTGGTGCTTAGAATTCTAAACTTCAATAGGATTTTAGTGAGCTGAAGAAACCTGTTTCGGTACTTGCAGTGTGCCATGAGTTTGTTGGCGGCCGACATGTGTTAACAAGCTTCCAAATTGTCAGCAATGAGTTCCTTAAAGATCTAGATTGAACGTATGAACATTCTGTTACAATCTCTGAAATTATGCCTAGTGTTGCCAGTTactagattttaatttttttcctcaaatttgCTTCAGGAAATAGGTAACACATATTTTCCTTCCAAGTGAAGGCAAATCCATACCctagaaaattagaaatcacATGAATCAAATGATTTAGTGGGGATCGTTGTTCTGCTTGAAGTTGATGCTATTCAAAGAATTTCAGTGGATTTGAAAATAAAGTTGGAAAGTCAACACAATCTACTGGTATAGCTATAACATGGTGGTTGCTAATATAAGTAAGGAGTTTGCTTTGAGCTTGAGCCCCTCATTTCCCAAATTAtgcatttttctcaaaaagaaagttgagactGCATAGTTTAAGTTGATTCATGCCCTTATGAAATGAAATCTGTGGATTAGGTAAATACGTTCTTAATGTACCGATGTGCAATTGGAGGGGCATAAATTTCACATTGCACAATTTTGGATTTTAGATGCATGACATgtatataacatatttatagatagagattgaaaaaataaaaatatgtccACTACCTTattgtttgagaaaaagagtGAAAACTTAAGCAAATTTCAGAAAggagagtgttttttttttttttccctttatatattttattactcAAGCTTAAGAAATTGATAACAAAACATTTTGTGCCAAAGTGTATTTTGGGTTGACAATTTTATTATATGTCACCTGGCCTAAGTTTGGCGTCATTGGCCCCTTTTTTATGTGGTCATTCCAAAGCTAAAatcgtccaaaaaaaaaaaacgaaaaaaaaaaaaaagaaggtttctGAACCATCCAGGTGCTAGTTCTTGTTTACAGGTTATTCATTGTAAACTTTGGCATTTAATAGGTGCATGATTTACGGAATCGTATTCATTCTGAAAAGGTTTCAAGTCTTGATTCTGGAATATTGGTTGTTAACTTCTTGTCCGAATATGACAAATGAGTTATGAAGAGAGATGATCTTCCGCATTCGTAAAATCCCACAAGGCCTTCTTTTTGGAAGAGATAAGATAAACCCCTGCTAAGTGCTTCCTCTGCTATAATGAAGAGGCTAGGGTTCCAGATCTTGACGATGTCCTCTTGAGCTTTTTGAAAGATTTGCAGTGATTGCATTTCTTCTGATTTAGCTATAGAATGGGGCCATAAGTGTGATATTTGAAAggctgttttgggttttgaattttttttacatctTTCGAGAGATTTGTAATAGGTTTGAAGTCTTTATTAGTCAATGGGGTGATGAACTAAGTTTTATGATGGCCAAAATACTAGCATAAAGATGTCTAATGGATTGGATCCGTGCAATATTTACTTTGATTGACATCACTGGTCTTGGAAGCACCTAGTGGCATTTTACCTTTTGTGATGAAAATTTGGTATAGGAAATATGACAAGATCTGAGAGAGCAAGTGAGCCCCCTTCCCCCTCCTCCTCTTTCAGGTGCGAGTAGCCCAAACTTTAAATGCTGACACTTAACAGTGAGTATGATAAATGATATTTTTGGGATCCTATTGCTATGGATTCCTGAGAAATAGGAGATTGTCCTTTATTTGCCAAGAGATTGAGAAATAATAGTTTTGGAGAAAAAGACTGTTGTGATCTTTGGAGAGTAAAGACTGTTGAACTAAACATAGTGAGTATAAATTGTACTTTGATTAAGTGTAAATTTCAAGTATGCTTTGGCCTAATTGGATGTTATTTGAATGAAACTGCCTTATTTAACATTGTCATGTTAGTGCTTAAGTTTAAGAATTATCTTCAGGTTAAGGTTTTCTACTATTTTCCTTCAGATTTTGGTAAAATTTCCCTTTTATTCTAAGTTGAATTTCAAAACTTTGTTTGCCATGATACTCTTACTATATCCTTTGTTAACGATGAAGCTGTCCTATTCTGCTAATCAAGGATCTATCTATGCTTGACCCAAGTCCTGCTGATATTTGATTGTAGTACTTCATATGGCTGCAGCTAATGGGCATCTTGACATCGTAGAATATCTTGTCAACAGAGGAGTGGTAAGTAAGCCatcttactaattttttttcttttgt from Corylus avellana chromosome ca1, CavTom2PMs-1.0 encodes the following:
- the LOC132167887 gene encoding uncharacterized protein LOC132167887; its protein translation is MVAVCTFVRHFSRTRAENLRKINPKVTPQEASSIAQDLYHVIKQRGPLTVSNTWIHAQESGVSGLNSKTHLKLMLKWMRGRKMLKLLCNHIGSSKKFLLTTLPEEPGTEQLKSPSSLKRQTEKPSIKRKKAN
- the LOC132168054 gene encoding ankyrin repeat-containing protein P16F5.05c-like isoform X2, which codes for MGTEANTAEQTPAETTPEHVEALLEAARYDDLDDVVSLATAGVLLDSKDSLGRTANGHLDIVEYLVNRGVDLNAFNEEKNTPLHWACLNGHIEVVKKLILAGANVSVLNSYERTPMDEAVSRDKVDVIDAINAA
- the LOC132168054 gene encoding ankyrin repeat-containing protein P16F5.05c-like isoform X1, whose amino-acid sequence is MGTEANTAEQTPAETTPEHVEALLEAARYDDLDDVVSLATAGVLLDSKDSLGRTVLHMAAANGHLDIVEYLVNRGVDLNAFNEEKNTPLHWACLNGHIEVVKKLILAGANVSVLNSYERTPMDEAVSRDKVDVIDAINAA